A section of the Bacilli bacterium genome encodes:
- a CDS encoding ABC transporter permease — protein MKNRLLDLSFKYGAIVVIFIILLFFAAVNQYFFTYDNLSDILRSISIVTFIAIGVTFSLIVDGFDLSVGSIVSLTTVVTATLMVWFQQPLIIVILVPILIGAAIGLLNTFLIVKVRIPDLLATLTVMYIIGGVHKTYTHGYSIYNHMQMTDGTKAPGEFAQSFLWIGQGKLLGVPVPVIMMLIAVLVAHLFLHYTRWGRQMYITGGNREAARLSGIRVNRVRLFAYVLSGVFAAIAGILFAARVGSGQIDAGSPLLMESVAAVFVGYSVLGAGKPNVIGTFFGAMLIGILLNGLTMLNLPYYAFDIIKGCVLLMALAITFVHLNRKKSHE, from the coding sequence ATGAAAAATCGCTTATTGGATCTTTCATTTAAATATGGCGCGATCGTCGTTATTTTTATCATCCTGTTGTTTTTTGCGGCTGTGAACCAGTATTTTTTTACGTATGACAACTTGTCCGATATTTTGCGCTCCATATCCATCGTCACTTTTATCGCGATCGGAGTTACGTTTTCGCTCATTGTCGACGGCTTCGATTTGTCCGTAGGCTCCATCGTATCGCTGACGACCGTTGTAACGGCAACCTTGATGGTCTGGTTCCAGCAGCCGCTCATTATCGTCATTTTGGTGCCCATATTAATCGGCGCGGCAATCGGTTTGCTGAACACGTTCCTGATCGTTAAAGTGCGTATTCCCGATTTGCTCGCAACTTTAACAGTGATGTACATCATCGGCGGCGTGCATAAAACTTACACGCACGGCTATTCCATATACAATCATATGCAAATGACGGACGGAACAAAGGCCCCCGGAGAATTTGCCCAATCGTTTCTCTGGATCGGACAAGGCAAATTGTTGGGCGTGCCGGTACCGGTTATTATGATGCTGATTGCGGTGCTCGTTGCGCATCTGTTTTTGCATTATACAAGATGGGGCAGGCAAATGTACATTACCGGAGGGAATCGGGAAGCCGCGCGGCTGTCGGGCATTCGGGTCAATCGCGTGCGTTTGTTCGCTTATGTTTTGTCGGGCGTCTTTGCCGCAATCGCTGGAATTTTGTTTGCCGCCCGCGTTGGTTCGGGACAAATCGATGCGGGCTCGCCGTTATTGATGGAGTCCGTCGCCGCCGTATTTGTCGGCTACTCCGTTTTGGGGGCGGGCAAGCCGAACGTGATCGGAACATTTTTCGGGGCGATGCTGATCGGCATTTTGCTGAATGGTTTAACCATGTTGAATTTACCCTATTACGCTTTTGATATTATAAAAGGCTGCGTGCTTCTGATGGCGTTGGCCATCACGTTCGTTCATTTAAACCGGAAAAAGTCGCATGAATAA